The window TTGCGCTGTCCTTCTCTGCGCTGGCCATCGTCCGCCGGCGGATCGCCGATCGGCGCCGACGCCGGTTTCACGGATTGCTTCAACAGGCGATCGCGAACGGTGGTCAGGCGATCGAGTTCATCCAGATCGCCCTTGGTGAGCGACGTGGTTTTGTCGAGGAGGAGGGTGATTCTCCGGCCAACAGCGGTCAGCGGTTCTTCATCCGACAGCATGTCGTCCCACTCACCCTGGCGGATCCAGTAGTAAATGATTCGGATGTTGGGCAGGGACAATTGCGCCTGAATTTCACGCGGCTTGCAGCGGCGTAAATAGAGGCGTTTGGCGGCTTCTTTTAGTTCGGGGGCGTATGGCATGGCCGCAGTCTATGCGGCGAAAACGCTGGAAACGCGGGGTTAAAATCCGTGTTCAACCTATATCTGCGAAATAGGACCAACGCAAAAGTGAACCGTTTGTTTGGTGGTCTGACGGTGCATATCGTGGCGGCTCAAATCACCGATTGAGCGCAGTTATCGCCCATGCCCCGTTCCCTTGTTTCGTTCTGGAAACGTGTCGCCACCAGCGGCCCGACCGTAGATGGCCGCGAGATCCTTCCCCAGGAACTGCGTGATATCGCTGAGACCTACAAACCATCCTTGTATACGGCTGTGATCTGGTGCGACCACGAACGCTGGCCGGGCTCCCACGGCACCGTCTTCGCGGTGCGCCTGGTGGAAGAGGGCGACGATCTGGTCCCGGGACAGATTGCCCTCGAGGCGCAGTTGAAGCCTAACAACAAATTGCTGTGGCTCAACGACCAGGGCGAGAAGTTGTTTACCAGCATCGAGATCACGCCCAACTTCGCGAACACCGGCAAAGCCTATCTGACCGGCCTGGGCGTTACCGATCAACCGGCCAGCCTGGGTACTCAGGAACTCTACTTTTCGAACAAGACCAGTAAGGCCGCGTATTTCGCCGCCTCCCTCGAGCTTGGTCCCCTACGCGATGACCAGCCACAAGGCGAATTGACCAAGCTCCTGGGCATGTTCACCGGGCTGTTCAAGCGCTTCGGTATCGAAGAAACCCCAGCAGACCCGCAAACCCCCACCGAGAGCAAACCCCCAATGGATGAAGCTACAGCCAAGGCTGTGAAGGCCCTGATCGAGCAATTGATGATTGTGGCCGCTGGCCTTCAAGTGTTGATTGAGCCGGTCGTCACCGAGGAAGAGCCGGACCAGGCGCCAATCGATGACGTACAAACGGCGGTCGATGCGATCGTCGCTACGGCCGAGGAAGAAAAGAACCTCAGTCGCCAAAAGTTCGGCAACCAGGCCGTTTTGGCTAGCCTGGCTCAACTGCAAAAGCAATTCGCTACATTGGCGAATACCCCGCAAGGTCGTCAGCTGCCGCGCTCCACCGGCCCAGCCGACGCCAAAAAACGGGTGCTGTGATATGAGCCAACAATCTCTTTCCAATCGCGCCTTGTTGCAATACTCCGCCCTGTGTCTGGCGATCGCCGAGACCTACAGCGTCGACGTGACTCGCCAGTTCAACGTAGAGCCGAGCATTGCCCAGGAACTGAACGACAAGATCACTGAGCGCGCCGATTTCCTCGAGCGCATCAACGTCGTACCGGTCACTGAAATCAAGGGTCAAAAGGTAATGTTCGGTGTGAATGGTCCTGTGACCAGCCGCACCAACACCAAGACCACCGACCGCGAAGCCAAGGACGTTTCTGACCTCAACGGTCTGGGTTACGAGCTGTTTGCCACCGAGTCCGACGTGGGCTTGCCCTTCGCCAAGATCGACAGCTGGGCCAAGTTCCCGGACTTCGCCGATCGCTACTCGGCGGCGGTGCAAAAGCAGATTGCCCTCGATCGCATCATGATCGGCTGGCATGGCGTTGCTGCAGCACCCCAGACCAATCTGGCCACCAGTCCGATGCTGCAGGACGTCAACAAAGGTTGGCTGCAGCTGGCTCGCGAGCAGATTCCTGAGCAGGTCCTGCACGAAGGCGCGGTCGCTGGGAAAATCACCCTCGGCGCCGGCGGCGACTACGAAAACCTCGATGCCCTGGTGCACGACACCAAGCAAATGATCAGCTCCGTGTTCCGTGATGGCGGCGACCTGGTGGCGATCGTTGGCAGTGATCTGCTGGCGGCCGACAAAGCCAAGCTGTATTCCAGCCAGGCCGGTAAGCCCACTGAGAAAGAACGCATCGAAAGCGCCCAGGTCATTGCGACCTATGGCGGCCTGCCGACCTTCACCGTGCCGCACTTCCCGGTCAATGCCGTGGTCGTCACCAGCTGGGACAACCTGTCGATCTACTTCCAGGACAGCAGCTGGCGTCGTCACCTGCTCGAGAACCCGAAGCGCTCCCGCGTCGAGGATTACAACGGCCGGAACGAAGGCTACGTGATCGAGCAGCTGGAGAAATTCGCGGCCGCTGAAAACGTGGAGTTGATCTGATGAGTCTGGCACTGGCGCACAAGCGCCGCGTTCAAGCCGAAGGCCCAGCAGCTGCTGCACGTGCCGGTGCCGAAGCGGTGGTGTATTCATCCGCCACCGCGCTGTCCAGCCCAGCCAACGCCAAGAAACACCTGAAGCTGATGGAAGACGCATTAGCACAGGACCTGGAACGCGTCAGTGCCATCAACAGCCGAGAACTGCGTCAGCAACTCAAGCGTGACGAGCTGCTGCCCAAGTACCTGGACTACGTGCAGCGCTACCGCGATTCCGGATTGAGTTTCCCGAACTCGGTAGTGATGCAGGTCCTGGTCTGGCTGTTCGACACCGTGCAATTCGAAGCGGGTCTTGATCTGGGGAACTTCGCGATGGAGCAAAACCAGCCGATGCCTGAGCGCTTCAGGCGCGACGTGCCGACATTTGTCGCGGATGCGGTGATCGAGTGGGCCGAGGCCGAGCAGAAGGCCGGACGCAGTCCAGAGCCGTATGTTTCCGACCTGTTGCCGCGTGTCGATGGCGAATGGAACCTCACTGAGCAGATCCCGGCCAAGTACCACAAGTTGCTTGGGATCCGCGCCCTGGACGCCAGGGAGTGGACGAAGGCCATCACCCACTTTGAACGCGCCACTGAGCTGCACGCCGCCGTTGGTGTGGGCACACGCCTGGAAGGCGCCCGCAAGGCGCTGGCAAAAGAACAGGCTAACAAAGCCACCGCATAACCCGACTACCCCCCCGGCGAGAAACTGTGGATGTGAGCCAACCATTTATGGCCCTGACCCACTGAAACAGTTTTCCCGCCCCTATTCGAGTGCCCAGCAATGAGCTTTTCCGGGAAACCCACGACCTTTGTGGAACAGGCGATTGAGAACGACGGCTTCTGGCCGGACCTCTCCGTGGCCGAGTTCCAGAAGGGTTACCGCCTGCCGGCGGAGTACCTGGTAGACATGCTGGTCACTGATCTGACCACGGCGATGACCGAGGTCAATCGAGATCTCGCCAAGCGCAAAGGCCAATGGCAGAACGTGGGCATCACCACCGTGGAATCTGCTGACCCTATGGTGCTGCCAGAGCGCACATTTCACAAAGCGACGTACAAGCGCGCCGTGTATTGCCGCGCCAAGGCAAGCTTGCTGTCCCAGTTCGCCACGGTGACCCGTCGTGAAAGCGCGGAAAACACCGGTAAAGAGCTGCCCGAGCGTGGCGAGACCTTCCTCGAGTTCAGCCAGCAAGCCGTTCGGTCGCTGCAGGGCCGTGGCCGCATTACGGCGGCGCTGCTGTGATCAAGCTCCAGGCTTTGACGGCCTACCTCATTGAACGCCAGTTGGTGGCGACTGAGCAGCTCGACAGCTGGACCGAACAGGTCACCCTCGAGCTGGTATGGAAGCCGGACGTGGACGGCATGCACATGGGCAATATGCGCTATCGCGCCGCGATCGTGCTGGAGCGCTTCGCCGACCATCCGGCGCGACTGATGGCACTGGTCGGGAGTTGGCTGGAAACCAACGATCCCGGCCGCGATCGGGACGAGTTGCCGGCACCGTTGTTTGCCATCGAGATGCTGGACAACGACCTGGCCGACGTGGACATCACGCTGGAATTCGTCGAGCCACAATACCTGGCCGAAGACCCGGCCGGCGAGATCCAGGCCTTCGGCAAGACTTGGGCATTTGTGCCATTTGACCTGTGGGTCGCTGAACGCGGCGAGGTGGCTACCCATGGCGGGGCGTAGCACCTTCGAACTGGATGCACGCGGTTACCTGGGCGTGCGCGAGCAACTGGCACTGCTCAGCCTGCCGCCCCAACTGCGCCGACGCCTGCTGAACAACGTGACCAAGCGTGTACGGACCATGAGCCGCAAGCGCGTGCGCGATCAGCAGAACCTGGACGGCTCACCTTTCAAGGCACGCAAGGGTTCCGGTAAGGGCAAAAAGAAGATGGAAGCCGGCTTGGCCAAGCTGATGGTGGTGACCCGTGTCAGTGCCGACGAAGCCGAACTGGGCTGGAAAAACGCGTTGACCCGCTGGGTCGCCGCACAGCAACACCATGGCGTCAGTGAACGGCGCACCGCTGCGCAGATGCGCCGCTGGAACAAAACACCACCTGGCCTGGCCGCCACCGACAAGCAGGCAAAGCGCCTGCGCCGGTTGGGCTTTCGTGTGCGCCAGGCGGGCAAAAAGACGCTGACCCGGCCGTCAGTGGCGTGGATTCAAGAGCATGTGAACTACGCCAAGGCGGGGCTGTTGATCCGCATCCTGGATGACGAGCGAAGCGAGTCCACTGGCGCGCAGAGCTGGGAAATCACGCTTCCAAAACGCCAGTTCATCGGCGTCAGCACCGACCGCGACACCAGCTTGCTGGTTAACCAGGTGTTGCAACAAATCCTACATTCACCCCGCTAACGAGGCACTGCATGGCACTCGGTCAAGTCACCGTCGACAATCTCAATCTGGGCCAGGGTGCCGTGACAGAGATTGAGCGTTACTTCCTTTTCATCGGCCCGGCCGGCAAGAACGTCGGCCAGTTCATCCCGCTGAACACCGACAGCGACCTGGACGCTTCACTGGGCGTTCCGGCCAGCGATCTGAAAACCCAAATCACTGCTGCCCGTCTCAACGGTGGCCAGCGCTGGGCGTGCGTGGCCGCTCCGATCGGTAACGAGGGCAATTGGTCCGAGGCCTTGGAAAAAGCGCAACAGCAGGGCTTCTCGGTGGAGGCCGTGGTAATCACCAAACCGGTGACCACCGCCGCCGAGCTGTCGGCCATGCATGACGCGGCGATTGCCCTGAACAACACCTACGGCCGCCGCGTGTTCGTGATGGCGGCTGCTGTCGGCATCACCGCGCAACAGACCTGGGCGCAATACGTCACCGAGCAAAAAGCCCTGGTCGCTGACTTGGCAGCGCCGCGTGTCCTGCCGGTGCCGCAACTGCACGGCAATGACCTGGGCGTGCTGGCCGGCCGCTTGGCCAACGCGGCGGTCAGCATTGCCGACAGCCCGATGCGCGTGGCCACTGGTGCCGTGTTGGGTCTTGGTCCGGTGCCGATCGATGCCGACAAAATCCCGCTGCCATCGGCGGTGCGCAGTGAGCTGGATCGGGCGCGCTTCTCCGTTTCGCAGACCTACCCGGATTACCAGGGCGTGTACTGGGGAGACGGCAACATGCTCGACACCCCGGCGAGTGACTTTCAGGTCGTTGAACACCTGCGCATCACCGACAAGGCAGCACGCCTAATTCGTCCGCTGCTGATCCGTCGCGTGGCCGATCGCCGCTTGAACAGCACCCCCAACAGCATGGCAGTCAACACCAACCAACTGATGGCGCCCCTGCGTGCGATGGCCAAGTCCACCACGTTCAACGGCGAGGTGTTCCCCGGTGACATCGAGCCGCCGAAAGACGGTGACCTGGTGCTGAACTGGCTGAGCAAAACCAAGGTCGCGGCCTACATCAAGCTCAAACCCCTCAACTGCCCGAAAGACCTGACGGCGAACATCGCCCTTGATCTTTCCACCGACAAAACGGAGTAACGCCCCATGGCAAAAATTGGCGGCAAGAACTTCGACGTGAGCCTGGGCGACCTGTCGCTGCACGTCGAGAACTGCACCCTGGACATCACCGACAACTCGGCGGTGGCCCAAACCCGGGGCGTGCCGGATGGCTTCGTGGATGGCGATGTGGCGGCGGCCGGCGAGTTCGAGCTGGACACCACCAACTTCAACTTGCTGATCGACGCGGCGCGATCGGCCGGCAGCTTCCGCGCGCTGAAGCCCTTTGACGCGGTGTTCTTCGCCAAGGCCGGCGAGGACGAAGAACTGCGCGTGGAAGCGTTCGGTTGCAAGGTGAAGATTTCCAGTCTGCTGGGGATCGATCCGAAAGGCGGCGAGAAGAGCAAACACAAGGTGCCGTTCGACGTCACCAGCCCGGATTTTATCCACATCAACGGAGTGCCGTACCTCAACGCTGCCGAGATCGAGGGGCTGCGCTGATGGTGGATTGGTTCGACCGCGCCCAGGAACTGGAGCAACGCCAGCGTGACCAGGCGATCAAAGCCCAGCTGCAGCAACCACGGCCGGTCGGGCCAAGCCTGACCCACTGCCAGGACTGCAACAACGAGATCCCGCCGGCGCGCCAGGCGTTGGGAGGCATGACGCGGTGCGTCCCGTGCCAGACCGGCCACGAACAGAGTAAACGCTGATGACGACAGACGCCCTACGCCTCGGATCGATGGAACAACAACTGGCTGTGATCGAGCACCGGTTGAGTGAAATCGAAGATCGGCACGAAACCGTGCCGACGCGTGTCACCAAACTGGAACAGCAGTTCGAACACATGGCTGGCCAGCTCTCAGAGCTGAATCAGGGCCAGCAGAAGCTGACCGTGGCGGTCAACGTGATCGGCTCCAAAGTGGGACGGTTGCTGACCATCCTGACGTTGGTCGGCGCTGTGCTGCAAATGGCCGTGCCAGCACTGCTGCGGGTGTGGTTCCCATGAGCCTGCGCGGCCGGATTCAAGCCGGTGCAATCGCCCTGGTCAGCGCTTCGTTGCTGGCGTTTCTGGGCACCTGGGAAGGCCAAGGACAGAACACCGTTTACGCGGACAATCTGGCCCGTGGGCTGCCGACTGTGTGCAAGGGCATCACCCGTCACACCAGTCCGTATCCGGTGGTGGTCGGCGACTTCTGGTCAGACGCTCGATGCGCTGAGGTGGAGCAGCTGGTGATCGGCAAAGGGCAGCTACAGCTCGCCGACTGCATCACCAATCAGCAGGTGGGCCAGAACACGTTCGATGCCCTGAGCAGTCATGCGCATAACGTTGGTGTGCCCAACACCTGCGCTAGTCGGGCGATGGGGCTGATCAACGCCGGCCGCGTTGCCGAAGGCTGCAAGGCCTTGGCTTGGGCACCGGATGGCAAGACGCCGGTCTGGGCTTTCGTCACCGATGCCCAGGGCCGCAAACAGTTCGTTAAAGGCCTGCACAACCGCCGGCTGGCCGAGATGGAGCTGTGCCTGAAATGACCTTTTCCCCGTCGCGCCTGGTGCTGTTTGTACTGCTGGCCAGCCTGCTCGCATGGGTGGCGTTCGATCGGGTGACCGATCAGCGCAACGATGCCCGGCGCGAGCGCGACAGTGCGCAATGGGAAGCGAAAGGCCTGCGTGAAGCGGCCCGCATCAGCGGCGAAATGCTCGCCGAGCGGGATGCGATCGACCTGAGAAACACCACGGAGTTGATCCATGTCCGCACTGAAAACCAAAACCTGCGCCGCGCTGTTGACGATGGCACTAAGCGGTTGCGGATCCGCGCCACCTGTCCCGCCTCAGTGCCCGCCGATCCCGGCGCCGGCCGCTTGGCTGATGCAGGCACCGCCGAACTCACAGCAGACGCTCGACCGGATTATTTCACCCTCCGAGATCAGCTCGCCTTAAGCCGGCAAATGATTCTGGGTTTGCAGCAGCATGCCCTTAGGGTCTGCCGGCGTTAACCGGCGGACTAGGGCAATCACTTTTTAACCTCAACCGAGAGCTATCCCATGAACGAGCAAAACGCAGAAATCACCCTGGAAGTCGGCGAGCAGGAATTCACTTTCACCCTGACCCCGGCAGACGTCACCAAGTACTTCAACGCACTGACCCAGACCAACAAGGTCGCCCCGGGCAATAACCTGCTGATGACCACCGTCAAGCAGGAAGAACGCGCCACGCTGAAACCGCTGCTGGCTAACCCGGTGATGGTCATGCAACTCGCCGGAGCACTCCTCGAGGAGTACGGCCCGAAGGTTGAGGTGATCGTAAAAAAGCGCTCGGCCACGCTGAGCGCCTGACCGAAAACGGCCTGGGTCAGCTGATGGCCCTGACGAACCGCTGGCTGCCTGGAGCCGAGCCCACACCTGAGGTGATGGGCACGGCCAAGTGGCTGGAGGACGAATACTGGAGACGCATGGAGATGGCCGTGGCTAACGGCATCGCCCTTGCGCTGAACGGGTAACGACAGTGGCAGACCGTAGCGCCAGCCTGGCTTTTATCTTGAGCCTGACCGACAAGGTCACCGCGCCCCTGGGCAAAGTGAAAATGGGTTTTTCCGACCTTGCCGAGCAGAGCGAAAAGCACATCAAGTCGATTGGCCTGGGCCTGGGCGGTCTGACGGCGGCGGTGGTCGGGATCCAGCAGTCCATGGCGCCGGCACTGGAGGTCAATCGTGCCCTGGGCGACGTCCGATCGCTGGGCGTCGCTGAGGACGCGCTGACCGCGCTCAACAGCAAGTCGCTGGCGTTCGCCGTGAACTACGGCGAGAACGCCCGGGAATTCGTCGCTTCGGCGTATCAGATCGATGGCGCGATTAAAGGGCTGGTCGGTAATCAGCTGGCCACCTTCACCAACGCCAGCAGTCTGGTGGCCAAGGCCACCAAGACCGACGCCGCGACCATGGGCGAATACGTCGGCACCCTCTACAACTTGCAGAAGTCCCAGGCGGACGCCATGGGCAAAGGCGCGTGGGTCGAAAAACTCGGCGGGCAGACGGCGCTGGCGGTGCAGTTGTTCCGCACCAGCGGTACGGCCATGAAAGACGCGTTCAAGGAAGCCGGTGCGATCGCCACGACGGCCGGCGTGGACCTGGCCGAACAGATGGCGGTGATCGGTACGCTGAGCAGCACCATGGAGGGTGGCGATGCCGGCGGACGTTACAAGGCGTTCTTCGAAAACATCGGCGCTGC of the Pseudomonas frederiksbergensis genome contains:
- the gpM gene encoding phage terminase small subunit is translated as MSLALAHKRRVQAEGPAAAARAGAEAVVYSSATALSSPANAKKHLKLMEDALAQDLERVSAINSRELRQQLKRDELLPKYLDYVQRYRDSGLSFPNSVVMQVLVWLFDTVQFEAGLDLGNFAMEQNQPMPERFRRDVPTFVADAVIEWAEAEQKAGRSPEPYVSDLLPRVDGEWNLTEQIPAKYHKLLGIRALDAREWTKAITHFERATELHAAVGVGTRLEGARKALAKEQANKATA
- a CDS encoding phage protein, translated to MAKIGGKNFDVSLGDLSLHVENCTLDITDNSAVAQTRGVPDGFVDGDVAAAGEFELDTTNFNLLIDAARSAGSFRALKPFDAVFFAKAGEDEELRVEAFGCKVKISSLLGIDPKGGEKSKHKVPFDVTSPDFIHINGVPYLNAAEIEGLR
- a CDS encoding phage virion morphogenesis protein, with the protein product MAGRSTFELDARGYLGVREQLALLSLPPQLRRRLLNNVTKRVRTMSRKRVRDQQNLDGSPFKARKGSGKGKKKMEAGLAKLMVVTRVSADEAELGWKNALTRWVAAQQHHGVSERRTAAQMRRWNKTPPGLAATDKQAKRLRRLGFRVRQAGKKTLTRPSVAWIQEHVNYAKAGLLIRILDDERSESTGAQSWEITLPKRQFIGVSTDRDTSLLVNQVLQQILHSPR
- a CDS encoding phage tail protein, whose product is MIKLQALTAYLIERQLVATEQLDSWTEQVTLELVWKPDVDGMHMGNMRYRAAIVLERFADHPARLMALVGSWLETNDPGRDRDELPAPLFAIEMLDNDLADVDITLEFVEPQYLAEDPAGEIQAFGKTWAFVPFDLWVAERGEVATHGGA
- a CDS encoding phage major capsid protein, P2 family is translated as MSQQSLSNRALLQYSALCLAIAETYSVDVTRQFNVEPSIAQELNDKITERADFLERINVVPVTEIKGQKVMFGVNGPVTSRTNTKTTDREAKDVSDLNGLGYELFATESDVGLPFAKIDSWAKFPDFADRYSAAVQKQIALDRIMIGWHGVAAAPQTNLATSPMLQDVNKGWLQLAREQIPEQVLHEGAVAGKITLGAGGDYENLDALVHDTKQMISSVFRDGGDLVAIVGSDLLAADKAKLYSSQAGKPTEKERIESAQVIATYGGLPTFTVPHFPVNAVVVTSWDNLSIYFQDSSWRRHLLENPKRSRVEDYNGRNEGYVIEQLEKFAAAENVELI
- a CDS encoding DUF2586 domain-containing protein yields the protein MALGQVTVDNLNLGQGAVTEIERYFLFIGPAGKNVGQFIPLNTDSDLDASLGVPASDLKTQITAARLNGGQRWACVAAPIGNEGNWSEALEKAQQQGFSVEAVVITKPVTTAAELSAMHDAAIALNNTYGRRVFVMAAAVGITAQQTWAQYVTEQKALVADLAAPRVLPVPQLHGNDLGVLAGRLANAAVSIADSPMRVATGAVLGLGPVPIDADKIPLPSAVRSELDRARFSVSQTYPDYQGVYWGDGNMLDTPASDFQVVEHLRITDKAARLIRPLLIRRVADRRLNSTPNSMAVNTNQLMAPLRAMAKSTTFNGEVFPGDIEPPKDGDLVLNWLSKTKVAAYIKLKPLNCPKDLTANIALDLSTDKTE
- a CDS encoding TraR/DksA family transcriptional regulator, whose product is MVDWFDRAQELEQRQRDQAIKAQLQQPRPVGPSLTHCQDCNNEIPPARQALGGMTRCVPCQTGHEQSKR
- a CDS encoding lysis system i-spanin subunit Rz; translation: MTFSPSRLVLFVLLASLLAWVAFDRVTDQRNDARRERDSAQWEAKGLREAARISGEMLAERDAIDLRNTTELIHVRTENQNLRRAVDDGTKRLRIRATCPASVPADPGAGRLADAGTAELTADARPDYFTLRDQLALSRQMILGLQQHALRVCRR
- a CDS encoding head completion/stabilization protein, which translates into the protein MSFSGKPTTFVEQAIENDGFWPDLSVAEFQKGYRLPAEYLVDMLVTDLTTAMTEVNRDLAKRKGQWQNVGITTVESADPMVLPERTFHKATYKRAVYCRAKASLLSQFATVTRRESAENTGKELPERGETFLEFSQQAVRSLQGRGRITAALL
- a CDS encoding DUF6890 family protein, which encodes MALTNRWLPGAEPTPEVMGTAKWLEDEYWRRMEMAVANGIALALNG
- a CDS encoding GPO family capsid scaffolding protein, which encodes MPRSLVSFWKRVATSGPTVDGREILPQELRDIAETYKPSLYTAVIWCDHERWPGSHGTVFAVRLVEEGDDLVPGQIALEAQLKPNNKLLWLNDQGEKLFTSIEITPNFANTGKAYLTGLGVTDQPASLGTQELYFSNKTSKAAYFAASLELGPLRDDQPQGELTKLLGMFTGLFKRFGIEETPADPQTPTESKPPMDEATAKAVKALIEQLMIVAAGLQVLIEPVVTEEEPDQAPIDDVQTAVDAIVATAEEEKNLSRQKFGNQAVLASLAQLQKQFATLANTPQGRQLPRSTGPADAKKRVL
- a CDS encoding lysozyme, with product MSLRGRIQAGAIALVSASLLAFLGTWEGQGQNTVYADNLARGLPTVCKGITRHTSPYPVVVGDFWSDARCAEVEQLVIGKGQLQLADCITNQQVGQNTFDALSSHAHNVGVPNTCASRAMGLINAGRVAEGCKALAWAPDGKTPVWAFVTDAQGRKQFVKGLHNRRLAEMELCLK
- a CDS encoding putative phage tail assembly chaperone, whose product is MNEQNAEITLEVGEQEFTFTLTPADVTKYFNALTQTNKVAPGNNLLMTTVKQEERATLKPLLANPVMVMQLAGALLEEYGPKVEVIVKKRSATLSA